The Enterobacter huaxiensis sequence AGATATCTTTGTCACCGCGGCCGGAAAGGTTCACCACCAGCAGCTGTTCTTTTTCCGGGTTCTCTTTAATCATTTTCAGCGCATGCGCCAGAGCGTGTGAAGACTCCAGCGCCGGGATAATCCCTTCGTTGCGGCACAGGGTTTTAAAGGCTTCCAGCGCTTCATCATCGGTAATGGAAACATACTCCGCACGACCGGTGCTGTTCAGGTACGCATGCTGCGGCCCCACTGACGGGAAATCCAGACCGGCAGAAATGGAGTAAGATTCCTCAATCTGGCCTTCATCAGTCTGCATCATCGGGGATTTCATACCGAAATAAATCCCCACGCGGCCATGCTTCAGCGGCGCACCGTGCTCGCCGGATTCAATCCCGTGACCGGCAGGCTCAACGCCAATCAATCCGACGCGGGTATCGTCGATGAAGTCTGCAAACATGCCGATGGCGTTAGATCCGCCGCCGACGCAGGCGATCACCGCATCCGGCAGGCGCCCCTCTTTTTCAAGGATCTGCGCTTTTGTCTCTTCGCCGATCATGCGCTGGAATTCACGCACGATGGTCGGGAAGGGGTGCGGTCCTGCGGCTGTACCGAGCATATAGTGCGCGGTGTCGTAGCTGCCGGACCAGTCGCGCAGCGCTTCGTTACAGGCATCCTTCAGCGTCGCGGAGCCGCTGTGTACCGGGATCACTTCGGCACCCATCAGGCGCATACGGAACACGTTCGGGGACTGACGCTCAACGTCTTTCGCTCCCATGTAGATGCGGCATTTCAGGCCGAGCAGGGCGCTGGCAAGGGCTGACGCCACGCCGTGCTGTCCGGCACCGGTCTCAGCGATAATTTCGGTCTTGCCCATGCGTTTGGCGAGCAGCGCCTGCCCCAGCACCTGGTTGGTTTTGTGCGCGCCGCCGTGAAGGAGATCTTCACGCTTGAGGTACAGCGTGGTTTTTGTGCCTTCCGTCAGGTTCCGGCACTTGGTTAACGCGGTAGGGCGGCCCGCGTAGTTTTTTAGCAGGTCGGTAAATTCAGCCTGAAACGCCGGGTCTTTCTGCGCGCTCACAAACGCTTCTTCCAGCTGGCGCAGGGCAGGCATCAGGATCTGCGGAACGTACATTCCGCCGAACTCGCCAAAGTAGGGGTTTAATAATGTCGTCATCTTCTCTTCCTTAATATGCACGCAGAGTTTTAAATACCGAGGCCAGCTTGCTGGCATCTTTAATACCCGGTTCTGACTCTACGCCTGAATTGAAATCGAGGCCTGCGCAGCCGGTTTTGGCAGCTTCTACGCAGTTATCCGGGCTTAGCCCGCCCGCCAGCAGGACGTTGCCGAGCTTTTCGCCGTTCAGCAATGACCAGTCAAAACGCTGACCAGTGCCGCCCTGACCGTTGTCGAGCACGTATTTATCAACATGATTCAGGTTGCGTGCTGGCAACATGTCGCCGACGCTCTGCGCTTTCCAGATTTGCACCTGAGGTGCCAGCGACGCGCGCAGTGAATCAATGTAAGCCTGGTCTTCATCACCGTGCAGCTGCACCGCGCTCAGGGACAACCTTTCGGCTTTCGCCGCCACGTCGGCGATCTCCGCGTTACGGAACACGCCCACATAGCTAAGCGGCGCGGCCGCCATCACCTTGCGCGCCTGCTCTTCGCTTACTGCGCGAGGGGAAGAGTCCACAAAGATCAGCCCGCCGTAAATCGCCCCGGCTTCGTATGCGGCCTGCGCATCCTGTTCGCGGGTTAAGCCGCAGACTTTGTTTTCACCCAGCAGCACGCGGCGCACCGCGGCGTTGAGATCGTCATGCTCCATCATGGCAGAGCCAATCAGAAAACCGTTGGCAAAGTGGCTCAGCTCGCGCACGTTGGCATAGCTGTTAATCCCGGATTCGCTGATCACCGTGACGCCCGATCCCAGACGCGGCGCCAGCTGACGGGTGCGGTTCAGGTCAATCGACAGGTCGCGTAGATCGCGGTTGTTGATGCCAACCACTTTGGCCTTCAGCGCAATGGCGCGTTCCAGCTCTTCTTCGTTGCTCACTTCGGTCAACACGCCCATATTCAGGCTGTGCGCTACGGCAGAGAGCTGGCGATACTGTTCGTCGTCTAGTACTGAGAGCATCAGCAGGCAGGCGTCGGCCTGGTAGAATCGCGCCAGCCAAATCTGGTATGGGTCGATAATAAAGTCTTTGCACAGGATCGGCTGCGGCGCGATGCCGCTGACGATGGGCAGGAAATCGAAGCTGCCCTGAAAATATTTTTCATCCGTCAGCACGGAGATGGCCGACGCATGGTGCTTGTAAATTCCCGCTATACGCGCCGGGTCGAAATCGTCACGGATCACACCTTTTGACGGGGAGGCCTTTTTGCACTCAAGAATAAATGCGGTGCGCGCGCCCTGCAGGGCATCGTAAAAACGACGCTGGCTTGGGACGACCTCATTCTGGAAACTGGCAAGCGGCTGTTGCTGCTTGCGTGCTTCTACCCAGATGGCCTTATCGGCAACGATTTTCGCTAAAACGGTCTGCATTCTTTACCCTCTTGCCGCAAGTGCGGTAACGCGATCGTAAGCTGCGCCGGAGCGCAGTACGTCCAGAACTTTTTGGGCGTTGGCCTTCAGGTCTTCCTCACCGTGCAAACGCATCAGCATCGCGACGTTGGCAGCAACGGCGGCCTCGTGGGCGACCTCACCTTTACCTTGTAATAAGCGCGTGAGAATGTCACGGTTTTCTTCAGGCGTACCGCCGGCCAGCGCCTCCTGATGGTACGGCGCCAGGCCGAAGTCAGAGGCCTCGAGCTGGTAGCTCTGAATTTCGCCGTCGCGCAGTTCAGCAACCAGCGTAGGCGCATGGAGAGACACTTCATCCATCCCCCCGCTGTGGACCACCGCGGCACGTTGATAACCCAGAACGCGAAGGGTCTCCGCAATCGGCAGCACCAGCTCAGGGCTGTAGACGCCAATCAACGCCAGCGGCGGATGAGCCGGGTTAATCAACGGGCCGAGGACGTTAAACAGCGTGCGGGTCTTGAGCTGCTGGCGAACCGGCATCGCATGGCGAAAACCGGTGTGATACTTCGGTGCAAACAGGAAGCATACGCCCAGGTCGTCCAGCGCTTCACGGGAGCGTTCGGCCTGCATGTCCAGATTAATACCGAAAGCCGCCAGTAAATCGGACGATCCAGAACGGCTGGATACGCTGCGGTTACCGTGCTTCGCCACTTTCAGGCCACACGCTGCCGCGACAAAGGCGCTGGCGGTAGAGATATTAATACTGTTGCTGCCGTCTCCCCCCGTGCCGACGATATCCGCAAACTGATAGTCGGGACGAGGGAACGGGGCGGCATTTTCCAGCAGAGCCGTGGCGGCGCCGGCAATTTCCTGCGGGCTCTCGCCGCGCACCTTCATGCTTACCAGCGCGGCGGCGAGTTGTTCAGGCTTCAGCTCGCCGCGAACGACGGCGGAGAAAAGCTGGTGGCTCTCCTGCTGGGTCAGGGTGTGTGCCTGATACAGCTTTTCCAGAATCGGCTGCAGGGTGTTGGTCTGCTCCAGTTTCAGTAACGCCCAGTCGAGCGTCTGCTCCAGCAGGCGCGCGCCGTTTGAGGTCAAAATTGATTCCGGGTGGAACTGCAGGCCGCAAACGCGATCGACATCGTGACGAACTGCCATCACCATTCCCTCAAACGAGGCGTTGATGGTCAGGCCGGCCGGAATGTTACTGCCCACCAGCGAGTGGTAACGGGCGACCGGAAGGGGATTCGGCAGCCCGGCAAACATCGCCTGGCCGTCGTGTTCAATGCTGGACGCTTTACCGTGCAGGATCTCCCCCGCCTGACCCACGTAGCCGCCATAGGCTTCCACAATGGCCTGGTGCCCAAGGCAAATACCGATAATCGGCAGCTTGCCGCGCATACGGGTTAAGAGCTCTGGCATACAGCCCGCTTCGCTCGGCGCGCCGGGCCCTGGGGATAGCATCAGCACCGGGTTTTGCATGGTGCCCAGACGTTCAATCAGCGTCTGCGCCGGAACATGGTTACGGTAAATAACGACGTTGTGGCCATTCGCACGCAGCTGATCTGCCAGGTTGTACGTGAAGGAGTCGATATTATCGAGCAGCAGAATGTCAGCCATCAGAAAATCTCCTGTGCATGGTGTGCGGTAGCAATGGCGCGAAGTACCGCGCGCGCTTTACTGCGTGTTTCGTCAGCTTCAGACTGGGGCACTGAATCAAGAACAATTCCTGCGCCTGCCTGCACGGTGGCAATACCGTCTTCAACGTACGCGGAGCGGATCACGATGCAGGTATCCAGATCACCGTGCGCGGTGAAATAGCCCACGGCCCCACCGTAGCTGCCGCGACGACGGCCCTCGGCTTCAGCGATCAACTGCATAGCGCGCACTTTCGGCGCGCCGCTCAGGGTGCCCATATTCATGCAGGCGCGATAGGCGTGCAGCACGTCGAGGTCGTGACGCAGTTCACCGACCACGCGCGAAACCAGGTGCATCACGAACGAGTAACGGTCAACTTTGGTCAGATCCGCCACGTAGCGGCTGCCGGGAGTGCAAATACGCGCCAGATCGTTACGCGCCAGGTCTACCAGCATCAGGTGTTCTGAAAGCTCTTTATGGTCGGTACGCATCTCCAGCTCGATGCGGCTGTCGAGGTCGCGATCAAGTGAACCATCGGCACGGCGGCCGCGCGGACGGGTTCCGGCAATCGGGTAGATCTCAATCTGGCGGCTGGTGGCGTCGTACTTCAGGGAGCTTTCCGGTGACGCGCCAAACAGCGTGAAGTCGTTGTCCTGCATGAAGAACATATAGGGGCTTGGGTTGCTTTTCTTCAGCACGTCATAGGCGGCCAGCGGCGACGGGCAGGGCAGGGAGAAGCGACGGGACGGTACCACCTGGAAAATTTCACCGGCGCGGATCGCCTTTTGCATTTGACGAACGACGGCACCGTACCGATCGTCAGTCTGGTTCACGTCGCAGGCCATTTTCTCAATGCGCTGTACCGGCAGCGCAGGCGGTTCTTCCGTCATTTGCTGTTGTAATTGCGCGATGCGCTGCTCAAGGCGGTTCTTTTCACCGGCAGACGGCGTGAACAGGCTCGCCTGGACGCGGGTGTATTTTTTCTGATGGTCGATCACCAGCAGGGTTTCGGCCAGGTAGAAGCAGTAATCCGGGCAGCGGTTGCCCTGTTCGGTTTCAGGTAAATCTTCGAAACCGGCGACCAGATCGTAAGCAAACAGCCCGCCAAAGAACATGGCTTCACGTTCATCTTCAGGCACAGAGACCAGATTTTGCAGCAGGCGGAAGGCATCAAAAACAGACAGTGAACAAAGACGCGCGTCTTCGTCTAACAGCTGGCTGACCGGCGGAAAATGAAGGACGCGCATTTCCGGGTGACGTTCGTTGTCGATGCCAGACGGCAGGGCGGCATCCAGCAGAGGCAGCAGGGAGGCGCCATTGTCCGACAGCGCTTTGATGGTAACGGTGTCGCCTAATGCGGTAATGCGCAGCGCGCTGTCGACGAGCAGCAGGCTCTTAAGATCGTCCTTGCTGTCGATATCCGCAGATTCCAGCAGCAGGGTTGCCGGACGTGCACCGCACACCTGATGAAACAGCGCAGTTGGGTTGTGGCGATAGGCCGCCTCGCAGGTAAGCAGTTCGAGGTGTGGTTTGGCTGTTTGCATGATGTTGTTCTCATATTTTGTTCAAAAAAAAGCCCGCTTCGGAGCGGGCTGGGTATCTGTTTGCGTTTCGCAGACGAGTGACACTGCCCGTTAATCAGGAAGTGCGCCACCAACCGTGCAGAGCAAAATATGCAGTCATTTTCAGATACCTTTCTCGTGTGAACTTGCGTACTAGTTAACTAGTTCGATGGCGTGTTGTCAACCCTTGATTTCAGAATTTCGCGGCAAGTCGTTATCATAGGGTCTTTGCGTTGTCTCCAACCTGTAACGGGAAGTGCTTTGAGCGATACCACCTACGCCATAATTTACGATTTACACAGCCATACTCAGGCTTCTGATGGTCTGCTTACGCCCGAAGCGTTGGTTCATCGCGCCGTTGAAATGCGTGTTGGCACGCTGGCAATAACCGATCACGATACGACTGACGCCATTCCGGCCGCGCGCGCTGAAATTGCCCGCAGCGGACTGGCGCTGAATCTGGTCTCCGGCGTGGAAATCTCAA is a genomic window containing:
- the trpB gene encoding tryptophan synthase subunit beta → MTTLLNPYFGEFGGMYVPQILMPALRQLEEAFVSAQKDPAFQAEFTDLLKNYAGRPTALTKCRNLTEGTKTTLYLKREDLLHGGAHKTNQVLGQALLAKRMGKTEIIAETGAGQHGVASALASALLGLKCRIYMGAKDVERQSPNVFRMRLMGAEVIPVHSGSATLKDACNEALRDWSGSYDTAHYMLGTAAGPHPFPTIVREFQRMIGEETKAQILEKEGRLPDAVIACVGGGSNAIGMFADFIDDTRVGLIGVEPAGHGIESGEHGAPLKHGRVGIYFGMKSPMMQTDEGQIEESYSISAGLDFPSVGPQHAYLNSTGRAEYVSITDDEALEAFKTLCRNEGIIPALESSHALAHALKMIKENPEKEQLLVVNLSGRGDKDIFTVHDILKARGEI
- the trpCF gene encoding bifunctional indole-3-glycerol-phosphate synthase TrpC/phosphoribosylanthranilate isomerase TrpF; this translates as MQTVLAKIVADKAIWVEARKQQQPLASFQNEVVPSQRRFYDALQGARTAFILECKKASPSKGVIRDDFDPARIAGIYKHHASAISVLTDEKYFQGSFDFLPIVSGIAPQPILCKDFIIDPYQIWLARFYQADACLLMLSVLDDEQYRQLSAVAHSLNMGVLTEVSNEEELERAIALKAKVVGINNRDLRDLSIDLNRTRQLAPRLGSGVTVISESGINSYANVRELSHFANGFLIGSAMMEHDDLNAAVRRVLLGENKVCGLTREQDAQAAYEAGAIYGGLIFVDSSPRAVSEEQARKVMAAAPLSYVGVFRNAEIADVAAKAERLSLSAVQLHGDEDQAYIDSLRASLAPQVQIWKAQSVGDMLPARNLNHVDKYVLDNGQGGTGQRFDWSLLNGEKLGNVLLAGGLSPDNCVEAAKTGCAGLDFNSGVESEPGIKDASKLASVFKTLRAY
- the trpD gene encoding bifunctional anthranilate synthase glutamate amidotransferase component TrpG/anthranilate phosphoribosyltransferase TrpD; this encodes MADILLLDNIDSFTYNLADQLRANGHNVVIYRNHVPAQTLIERLGTMQNPVLMLSPGPGAPSEAGCMPELLTRMRGKLPIIGICLGHQAIVEAYGGYVGQAGEILHGKASSIEHDGQAMFAGLPNPLPVARYHSLVGSNIPAGLTINASFEGMVMAVRHDVDRVCGLQFHPESILTSNGARLLEQTLDWALLKLEQTNTLQPILEKLYQAHTLTQQESHQLFSAVVRGELKPEQLAAALVSMKVRGESPQEIAGAATALLENAAPFPRPDYQFADIVGTGGDGSNSINISTASAFVAAACGLKVAKHGNRSVSSRSGSSDLLAAFGINLDMQAERSREALDDLGVCFLFAPKYHTGFRHAMPVRQQLKTRTLFNVLGPLINPAHPPLALIGVYSPELVLPIAETLRVLGYQRAAVVHSGGMDEVSLHAPTLVAELRDGEIQSYQLEASDFGLAPYHQEALAGGTPEENRDILTRLLQGKGEVAHEAAVAANVAMLMRLHGEEDLKANAQKVLDVLRSGAAYDRVTALAARG
- a CDS encoding anthranilate synthase component 1, producing the protein MQTAKPHLELLTCEAAYRHNPTALFHQVCGARPATLLLESADIDSKDDLKSLLLVDSALRITALGDTVTIKALSDNGASLLPLLDAALPSGIDNERHPEMRVLHFPPVSQLLDEDARLCSLSVFDAFRLLQNLVSVPEDEREAMFFGGLFAYDLVAGFEDLPETEQGNRCPDYCFYLAETLLVIDHQKKYTRVQASLFTPSAGEKNRLEQRIAQLQQQMTEEPPALPVQRIEKMACDVNQTDDRYGAVVRQMQKAIRAGEIFQVVPSRRFSLPCPSPLAAYDVLKKSNPSPYMFFMQDNDFTLFGASPESSLKYDATSRQIEIYPIAGTRPRGRRADGSLDRDLDSRIELEMRTDHKELSEHLMLVDLARNDLARICTPGSRYVADLTKVDRYSFVMHLVSRVVGELRHDLDVLHAYRACMNMGTLSGAPKVRAMQLIAEAEGRRRGSYGGAVGYFTAHGDLDTCIVIRSAYVEDGIATVQAGAGIVLDSVPQSEADETRSKARAVLRAIATAHHAQEIF
- the trpL gene encoding trp operon leader peptide, with the protein product MTAYFALHGWWRTS